The Clarias gariepinus isolate MV-2021 ecotype Netherlands chromosome 4, CGAR_prim_01v2, whole genome shotgun sequence genome window below encodes:
- the LOC128520483 gene encoding uncharacterized protein LOC128520483: protein MDGPNVNWKFLDLLQQEHHEQFGGTQLIVVGSCGLHTLHNACKRGFSIWHMEKVLRALHILFHNAPARREDFTALTKCTKFPLPFCGHRWLENLPVVERALEVWPSVTMYMDAVRKKKIPNPGTASYDTLEVAEKDHLILAKLHFYMAITRTFSPFLTFYQTDVPVIPFLAKDLAELLKSMLRRFVKKEVLKDISPLQLVRLDVCDNQSWVNPKEVNIGLGAESLLKVM from the exons ATGGATGGACCAAATGTTAATTGGAAGTTTTTAGATCTCCTGCAACAGGAGCATCATGAGCAGTTTGGTGGCACACAGCTAATTGTGGTGGGGAGCTGTGGCCTCCACACCCTCCACAATGCCTGCaaacgtggcttctccatttggCACATGGAGAAGGTTCTAAGGGCCTTGCACATACTCTTCCACAATGCGCCAGCTAGGAGAGAGGATTTCACGGCTCTAACCAAATGCACAAAATTTCCACTTCCATTCTGTGGACACAGGTGGCTCGAAAATCTACCAGTCGTGGAGAGAGCTTTGGAGGTTTGGCCATCAGTGACCATGTACATGGATGCAGTCAGAAAAAAGAAGATACCAAATCCAGGAACGGCATCTTATGACACTCTTGAAGTTGCTGAAAAAGATCATCTTATCCTGGCAAAGCTACATTTCTATATGGCTATCACAAGGACTTTCAGTCCTTTTCTTACCTTCTATCAAACAGATGTGCCTGTGATTCCGTTCCTTGCCAAAGACTTGGCTGAGCTGTTGAAG AGTATGCTGAGGCGTTTTGTCAAGAAAGAAGTACTCAAGGATATTAGTCCACTTCAGCTGGTCAGATTGGATGTCTGTGACAATCAGAGCTGGGTCAACCCAAAGGAAGTTAACATAGGCTTGGGTGCAGAATCTCTTCTTAAG GTGATGTGA